In Feifania hominis, the following are encoded in one genomic region:
- a CDS encoding NAD(P)-dependent oxidoreductase, with protein MRVISFSVKQGTEAWLEQYAAQYGFEGRIEHAPLSTDNVELCKGYEAVTVSGTSILDREVLAGLSRFGVRYVVERSIGYDNIDVAAARQLGLRVCNAVYDTTGVADYTVLLLMMCVRNMGETLRRMQRGDFRIGGLGGRALRELRVGIVGTGRIGAAVARTLHGFGCELMLYDRRPAQQLLKIGTYAELDALYQSCDALCLHMPWTRENTHLICDESIAKMREGMILVNTARGELVDSEALLRGLDSGKIAAAGLDVYEGEKQVIRREGGAEIPGTLRRLMEHPHVIVTPHVAFFTEHVERDVIASSMQSLALFERGEHNPLELK; from the coding sequence ATGAGAGTGATTTCTTTTTCCGTCAAGCAGGGTACCGAGGCCTGGCTTGAGCAATATGCTGCGCAGTATGGCTTTGAGGGCAGAATCGAGCATGCGCCGCTCAGCACGGACAATGTGGAGCTCTGCAAGGGCTACGAGGCGGTGACGGTGAGCGGAACAAGCATACTCGACCGTGAGGTGCTCGCCGGGCTGAGCCGGTTCGGTGTGCGCTATGTCGTCGAGCGCTCCATTGGATACGACAACATTGATGTCGCGGCGGCGCGGCAGCTCGGTTTGCGGGTTTGCAACGCGGTCTATGACACGACGGGCGTGGCGGATTACACGGTGCTGCTGCTTATGATGTGCGTGCGCAATATGGGCGAGACCCTGCGCCGCATGCAGCGCGGTGACTTTCGCATCGGGGGACTTGGCGGACGCGCGCTTCGGGAGCTGCGCGTGGGTATCGTCGGTACCGGACGCATCGGTGCAGCGGTCGCGCGGACGCTGCACGGCTTTGGCTGCGAGCTTATGCTCTACGACCGCCGGCCGGCACAGCAGCTGTTGAAGATAGGGACATACGCAGAGCTCGACGCCCTGTATCAGAGCTGCGACGCGCTGTGTCTTCACATGCCCTGGACGCGGGAGAACACCCATCTCATCTGTGACGAGAGCATCGCGAAGATGAGAGAGGGAATGATTCTTGTCAACACGGCCCGCGGCGAGCTTGTCGACAGCGAGGCGCTTCTGCGCGGCCTTGACAGTGGCAAAATTGCCGCCGCCGGCCTCGATGTCTACGAGGGAGAAAAGCAGGTTATCCGCCGGGAGGGCGGGGCGGAAATCCCCGGGACGCTGCGCCGGCTGATGGAGCACCCCCATGTCATCGTGACGCCGCACGTGGCGTTTTTCACGGAGCATGTTGAGCGGGATGTGATTGCGAGCAGCATGCAGAGCCTTGCGCTCTTTGAACGGGGTGAACACAACCCGCTGGAGCTCAAGTAG
- the tuf gene encoding elongation factor Tu: MAKAKFERTKPHVNIGTIGHVDHGKTTLTAAITKVLAIQGDAEFMAYDMIDKAPEERERGITINTAHVEYETVNRHYAHVDCPGHADYVKNMITGAAQMDGGILVVSAADGPMPQTREHILLARQVGVPALVVFMNKVDQVDDEELLELVEMEIRELLSTYEFPGDDIPIIKGSALKALECDSKDVNAPEYKCILDLMDAVDSYIPTPDRKADQPFLMPVEDVFTITGRGTVATGRVERGQLKLSEEIEIVGLMDAPRKTVVTGIEMFRKLLDYAEAGDNIGALLRGIQRNEVERGQVLAKPGSIHPHTKFKGQVYVLTKDEGGRHTPFFNNYRPQFYFRTTDVTGVISLPEGTEMCMPGDNVVMDVELITPIAIEPGLRFAIREGGRTVGSGVVTEINEK, from the coding sequence ATGGCAAAAGCGAAGTTTGAGAGAACCAAACCTCATGTAAACATTGGCACCATTGGTCACGTTGACCATGGCAAGACCACCCTTACCGCTGCGATCACCAAGGTCCTCGCCATCCAGGGCGACGCCGAGTTCATGGCATATGACATGATCGACAAGGCTCCTGAGGAGAGAGAGCGCGGCATTACCATCAACACCGCTCACGTTGAGTATGAGACCGTGAACCGCCACTATGCCCACGTTGACTGCCCCGGACATGCTGACTACGTCAAGAACATGATCACCGGTGCTGCTCAGATGGACGGCGGTATCCTCGTCGTGTCCGCGGCTGACGGCCCGATGCCCCAGACCCGTGAGCACATCCTGCTCGCCCGTCAGGTTGGCGTGCCGGCGCTGGTTGTCTTCATGAACAAAGTCGACCAGGTCGACGACGAAGAGCTGCTTGAGCTCGTCGAGATGGAGATCCGTGAGCTGCTGTCCACCTACGAGTTCCCGGGCGACGATATTCCGATCATCAAGGGTTCCGCTCTGAAAGCTCTCGAGTGCGACTCCAAGGACGTCAACGCTCCCGAGTACAAGTGCATCCTCGATCTGATGGATGCGGTTGACAGCTACATCCCGACTCCGGACCGTAAGGCCGATCAGCCTTTCCTGATGCCTGTTGAGGACGTCTTCACCATCACCGGCCGCGGCACCGTCGCCACCGGTAGAGTGGAGAGAGGCCAGCTGAAGCTCTCCGAGGAGATCGAGATCGTCGGTCTGATGGACGCTCCGAGAAAGACTGTCGTCACCGGTATCGAGATGTTCCGCAAGCTGCTTGACTACGCTGAGGCCGGCGACAACATCGGCGCCCTGCTCCGCGGCATCCAGAGAAACGAGGTCGAGCGCGGCCAGGTTCTTGCGAAACCCGGCTCGATTCATCCGCACACCAAATTTAAGGGTCAGGTCTATGTTCTGACCAAAGATGAGGGCGGCCGTCATACTCCGTTCTTCAACAACTACCGTCCGCAGTTCTATTTCAGAACCACCGACGTTACCGGCGTCATCTCCCTGCCCGAGGGCACCGAGATGTGCATGCCTGGCGACAACGTCGTCATGGACGTCGAGCTGATCACCCCCATCGCCATCGAGCCCGGCCTGCGCTTCGCTATCCGTGAGGGCGGCAGAACCGTCGGTTCCGGCGTTGTCACCGAGATCAACGAGAAATAA
- the fusA gene encoding elongation factor G, which yields MGRDCPLELTRNIGIMAHIDAGKTTTTERILFYTGINHKMGETHEGAATMDWMAQEQERGITITSAATTCHWKNHRINIIDTPGHVDFTVEVERSLRVLDGSVTVFCAKGGVEPQSETVWRQADKYGVPRMAYVNKMDIMGADFYRVVQMMKDRLKCNAVPIQLPIGAEDSFVGLIDLVEMKAYYYTDALGKEPEVKDIPDDMLEKAKEYHTALVEAAADVDEDLMMKYLEGEEITIPEIKKALRVGTIANQIVPVVCGTSYRNKGVQKVLDAVIDYMPSPLDIPHIKGVNPETGEECERITGDDQPFAALAFKIATDPFVGKLCFFRVYSGVLEKGSSVYNSVKSNRERIGRILQMHANHRQDIEQVYAGDIAAAVGLKNTTTGDTLCDENNPVILESMEFPEPVIRVAIEPKTKAGQEKMGIALSKLAEEDPTFRTYTDDETGQTIIAGMGELHLEIIVDRLLREFKVEANVGKPQVAYKEAIRKKADVDHKYARQSGGKGQYGHVKIIIEPNEPGKGYEFQNKIVGGAIPKEYIPAVDAGIQGAMQSGVLAGYPVVDVIATLYDGSFHEVDSSEMAFKIAASMAFKEAEKKADPVIMEPIMKVVCIVPEDYMGDVMGDLNSRRGQIQGMEAENGAQHITAMVPLSEMFGYATDLRSKTQGRGQYVMEPSHYAEVPKSISEGIMAGRAKSE from the coding sequence ATGGGAAGAGATTGTCCGCTTGAACTGACAAGAAACATTGGAATAATGGCGCACATCGACGCCGGTAAAACGACGACGACTGAGCGTATCTTATTCTACACCGGCATCAATCACAAAATGGGCGAGACCCATGAGGGTGCCGCGACAATGGACTGGATGGCTCAAGAACAGGAGAGAGGTATCACCATCACTTCGGCCGCTACCACCTGCCATTGGAAAAACCACAGAATCAACATCATCGACACCCCCGGACACGTGGACTTCACGGTTGAGGTTGAGCGTTCGCTGCGCGTGCTCGACGGCTCGGTGACCGTATTCTGCGCCAAGGGCGGCGTTGAGCCCCAGTCTGAGACCGTCTGGAGACAGGCCGACAAATACGGCGTGCCGAGAATGGCCTATGTCAACAAGATGGACATCATGGGCGCCGATTTCTACCGTGTGGTCCAGATGATGAAAGACCGTCTCAAGTGCAACGCTGTTCCGATCCAGCTGCCGATTGGCGCGGAGGACAGCTTTGTGGGTCTGATTGACCTCGTTGAGATGAAAGCCTATTACTACACCGATGCGCTCGGCAAGGAGCCGGAGGTCAAGGATATTCCCGACGACATGCTCGAGAAAGCGAAAGAGTATCACACCGCTCTCGTGGAGGCGGCCGCCGACGTCGACGAGGACCTTATGATGAAGTACCTCGAGGGCGAGGAGATCACCATTCCCGAGATTAAAAAGGCGCTGCGCGTGGGCACAATTGCAAACCAGATTGTCCCGGTTGTCTGCGGGACTTCCTACCGCAACAAGGGCGTGCAGAAAGTCCTCGATGCGGTCATCGACTACATGCCGTCGCCGCTTGACATCCCGCACATCAAGGGTGTCAACCCCGAGACGGGCGAGGAGTGCGAGCGCATCACCGGCGATGACCAGCCTTTCGCGGCGCTGGCGTTCAAGATTGCGACCGACCCGTTCGTCGGAAAGCTCTGCTTCTTCCGCGTGTATTCCGGCGTGCTCGAAAAGGGCAGTTCGGTCTACAACTCGGTCAAGAGCAACCGCGAGAGAATCGGACGTATTCTGCAGATGCACGCAAACCACCGCCAGGATATTGAACAGGTCTATGCGGGCGACATCGCCGCGGCGGTAGGACTTAAGAACACCACGACCGGCGACACGCTCTGCGATGAGAACAACCCGGTCATCCTCGAGTCGATGGAGTTCCCGGAGCCGGTTATCCGCGTCGCCATCGAGCCCAAGACCAAGGCCGGTCAGGAGAAGATGGGCATTGCCCTGTCGAAGCTGGCTGAGGAGGACCCGACGTTCCGCACCTACACCGACGACGAGACGGGTCAGACCATCATCGCCGGTATGGGCGAGCTCCACCTGGAGATCATCGTCGACCGTCTGCTGCGCGAGTTCAAGGTCGAGGCGAATGTCGGCAAGCCGCAGGTCGCCTACAAGGAGGCCATCCGCAAGAAAGCCGACGTCGACCACAAGTATGCCCGTCAGTCCGGTGGTAAGGGCCAGTATGGTCACGTCAAGATCATCATTGAGCCCAACGAGCCCGGCAAGGGTTACGAGTTCCAGAACAAGATTGTCGGCGGCGCGATTCCGAAAGAGTACATTCCTGCAGTTGACGCCGGTATCCAGGGCGCAATGCAGTCCGGTGTGCTCGCAGGCTACCCGGTCGTCGACGTCATCGCGACACTGTATGACGGCTCGTTCCACGAGGTAGACTCCTCTGAGATGGCCTTTAAGATTGCGGCCTCCATGGCCTTTAAAGAGGCGGAGAAGAAAGCCGATCCGGTCATTATGGAGCCGATCATGAAAGTCGTGTGCATCGTGCCGGAGGACTACATGGGCGATGTCATGGGCGACCTCAACTCCCGCCGTGGCCAGATCCAGGGCATGGAGGCCGAAAACGGCGCCCAGCACATCACGGCGATGGTGCCGCTCTCCGAGATGTTCGGCTACGCGACTGACCTGCGTTCGAAGACCCAGGGCCGCGGCCAGTATGTCATGGAGCCGAGTCACTACGCCGAGGTGCCGAAATCCATTTCGGAGGGCATCATGGCGGGCCGCGCCAAGAGCGAGTAA
- the rpsG gene encoding 30S ribosomal protein S7: MPRRGSVPRRDVLPDPLYGSKLVTRLINNIMLDGKKGVAQKIVYEAFDIVKEKTGKDPLEVFEQAMEAIMPVLEVKARRVGGATYQVPMEVRPERRQTLGLRWMTTYSRARGERTMSERLAGEILDAINGAGGAFKKKEDTHKMAESNKAFAHYRW; this comes from the coding sequence ATGCCTAGAAGAGGTTCTGTTCCGAGAAGAGACGTGCTGCCGGATCCGCTGTACGGGTCGAAGCTTGTGACACGGCTCATCAACAACATCATGCTCGACGGCAAGAAGGGCGTCGCTCAGAAGATTGTCTATGAGGCGTTCGACATTGTCAAAGAGAAAACCGGCAAAGATCCGCTGGAGGTCTTTGAGCAGGCGATGGAAGCCATTATGCCTGTTCTCGAAGTCAAAGCCCGCCGTGTTGGCGGCGCCACCTACCAGGTGCCGATGGAGGTCAGACCGGAGAGAAGACAGACTTTGGGTCTTCGCTGGATGACCACCTATTCCCGCGCAAGAGGCGAGCGCACGATGTCCGAGAGACTGGCCGGCGAGATTCTGGATGCCATCAATGGAGCGGGCGGCGCTTTCAAGAAGAAAGAAGACACCCACAAGATGGCCGAGTCGAACAAGGCTTTTGCGCATTACAGATGGTAA
- the rpsL gene encoding 30S ribosomal protein S12, translating into MTLNQLVSKGRETHAKKSTAPALQKGLNTLKKQQTDRSAPQKRGVCTVVKTMTPKKPNSALRKVARVRLSNGIEVSAYIPGVGHNLQEHSVVLIRGGRVKDLPGVRYHIIRGTLDTQGVSGRMQARSKYGAKRPKAGAAK; encoded by the coding sequence ATGACACTCAATCAGTTGGTCAGCAAAGGCAGAGAGACCCATGCGAAAAAGTCCACTGCGCCTGCGCTTCAGAAAGGGCTCAACACCCTGAAGAAACAGCAGACCGATCGCTCCGCCCCCCAGAAGAGAGGCGTGTGCACGGTTGTCAAGACCATGACCCCGAAAAAGCCGAACTCCGCGCTTCGTAAAGTGGCCCGTGTTCGTCTGTCAAATGGAATCGAGGTCTCGGCCTACATTCCGGGCGTCGGTCACAATCTGCAGGAGCACAGTGTGGTTCTCATCCGCGGCGGAAGAGTCAAGGATCTGCCTGGTGTGCGTTACCACATCATCCGCGGCACTCTGGATACCCAGGGCGTGAGCGGCAGAATGCAGGCCCGCTCCAAGTACGGCGCGAAGCGCCCGAAAGCCGGCGCGGCGAAGTAA
- a CDS encoding ribosomal L7Ae/L30e/S12e/Gadd45 family protein, translating to MLSEVQSSDKVVGIKQTKRAIKENTARLVIVAKDADEHMTGPIIEACGSAGIPVEFADSMRDLGHACGIEVGAAVVALLKG from the coding sequence ATGTTATCTGAAGTACAGTCGTCTGATAAAGTAGTTGGCATTAAGCAGACGAAAAGAGCCATAAAAGAGAATACGGCCCGGCTTGTGATTGTGGCGAAAGACGCTGATGAGCACATGACGGGACCGATCATTGAAGCCTGCGGCTCGGCCGGGATTCCGGTCGAGTTCGCAGATTCCATGCGCGATTTGGGCCACGCCTGCGGCATTGAGGTCGGGGCGGCCGTCGTCGCGCTGCTCAAGGGCTGA